The following proteins are encoded in a genomic region of Triticum dicoccoides isolate Atlit2015 ecotype Zavitan chromosome 1B, WEW_v2.0, whole genome shotgun sequence:
- the LOC119349201 gene encoding protein IQ-DOMAIN 31-like isoform X1, with the protein MGKSPAKWLKSVLFGKKTSRSGSAKAKDLSKAGGNRGYVAAGKEPGFSESSPVISEPVLVTPRNNDAVPEVGKGENSSSQGEAAAQQEVNHDLEKQSTAGSDVLSNDPERLKEEQAAVKAQAAFRGYLARRAFRALKGIIRLQALIRGHLVRRQAASTLRATWLIVKFQAIVRGRNVRLSSDAIQFSWKLAEQKSVGAKPDAWRERLASNAFARKLLASPILVEALHFQYDERDPNSAFNWLERWTISRVWKPVYQTKRNAIADAKPQTKRASYAMETESGKLKRNARKSSALSVEPIPLTNMPLETEKTRRTPRKFTSTPADSVPDSQLTELEKVKRSLRKVTNSMAEASKVSSPACDTPDHPEIECEKPQRTAQEVPVYPEIQEPNHDDQLENAKVDIFVPDLKPEGEVTPYAVTSEEKLDEPAVVATAAEVMPLQDIDNEENALVNDAEQRSREEPLSAESLKGGNRRSSFSTKPEYPENGSKNSPAVPSYMAATKSAKAKLRGQISPRLSADSAEKTVYTRRHSLPSPANGKQNSHSPRTQRPIHPGTKEGAKVDKSMLSSRDAAERPMKAEWRR; encoded by the exons ATGGGGAAGTCCCCGGCCAAGTGGCTCAAGTCCGTGCTCTTCGGGAAGAAGACCTCCAGGTCTGGCTCCGCCAAGGCCAAGGATTTATCG AAGGCCGGGGGCAACAGAGGGTATGTTGCTGCCGGGAAGGAGCCCGGGTTCTCGGAGAGCTCCCCGGTGATCTCCGAGCCGGTGCTTGTTACCCCGCGCAACAATGACGctgtgccggaggtggggaagggcGAGAATTCCAGCTCGCAAGGCGAAGCGGCGGCTCAGCAAGAAGTGAACCATGATTTGGAGAAGCAGAGCACTGCCGGGTCTGATGTGCTGTCCAATGACCCGGAGCGGCTCAAGGAAGAACAAGCAGCCGTCAAGGCCCAAGCTGCCTTCCGAGGCTACCTG GCACGTCGGGCTTTCCGTGCATTGAAGGGAATCATACGACTTCAGGCGCTGATTCGTGGCCATCTTGTAAGGAGGCAAGCTGCTTCAACTCTCCGTGCCACATGGTTGATTGTGAAGTTCCAAGCTATTGTTCGTGGCAGGAATGTCAGACTTTCTAGTGATGCAATTCAATTCAGTTGGAAGCTTGCCGAGCAGAAGTCTGTG GGTGCTAAACCAGATGCTTGGAGGGAGAGGTTAGCTTCAAACGCATTTGCCCGTAAG CTTCTGGCTTCACCGATTCTGGTAGAGGCTCTTCACTTTCAGTATGATGAGAGGGATCCCAATTCAGCCTTCAACTGGTTAGAGAGATGGACCATAAGCCGTGTCTGGAAACCCGTTTACCAAACAAAGAGAAATGCTATTGCTGATGCCAAACCGCAGACAAAGAGGGCCAGTTACGCTATGGAAACAGAGTCAGGGAAATTGAAACGCAATGCTCGGAAGAGTTCTGCATTGTCAGTTGAGCCCATCCCTCTGACAAACATGCCATTGGAAACTGAAAAAACAAGAAGGACCCCAAGGAAATTCACTAGCACTCCTGCTGATTCAGTGCCTGATAGCCAATTAACTGAACTTGAGAAGGTTAAGCGTAGCCTTCGGAAGGTAACTAATTCCATGGCCGAAGCCTCAAAGGTATCTAGTCCTGCTTGTGATACCCCTGACCACCCAGAGATCGAATGTGAGAAACCACAACGTACTGCACAGGAAGTTCCAGTTTATCCTGAGATTCAAGAACCTAACCATGATGATCAGTTAGAAAATGCGAAGGTGGATATCTTTGTACCTGATCTCAAACCTGAAGGGGAAGTTACTCCATATGCAGTCACAAGTGAAGAAAAACTTGATGAGCCGGCCGTTGTTGCTACAGCAGCTGAAGTTATGCCCCTGCAAGACATTGACAATGAAGAAAATGCTTTGGTGAATGATGCGGAGCAGAGATCCAGAGAAGAACCTCTCTCCGCTGAAAGCCTTAAAGGTGGTAACAGGAGGTCTTCGTTCTCAACGAAGCCAGAATATCCAGAGAACGGCTCCAAAAACTCTCCAGCTGTGCCCAGCTACATGGCTGCAACAAAATCTGCAAAGGCGAAGCTGCGGGGACAGATATCACCTAGACTTAGCGCTGATTCAGCAGAAAAAACTGTCTACACACGCCGCCATTCCCTTCCTTCCCCTGCCAATGGTAAGCAGAACTCGCACTCGCCGCGTACACAAAGGCCAATCCATCCTGGTACCAAAGAGGGAGCGAAAGTCGACAAGTCTATGCTGTCATCAAGAGACGCAGCCG AGAGACCGATGAAAGCCGAATGGAGACGGTGA
- the LOC119349201 gene encoding protein IQ-DOMAIN 31-like isoform X2 produces the protein MGKSPAKWLKSVLFGKKTSRSGSAKAKDLSAGGNRGYVAAGKEPGFSESSPVISEPVLVTPRNNDAVPEVGKGENSSSQGEAAAQQEVNHDLEKQSTAGSDVLSNDPERLKEEQAAVKAQAAFRGYLARRAFRALKGIIRLQALIRGHLVRRQAASTLRATWLIVKFQAIVRGRNVRLSSDAIQFSWKLAEQKSVGAKPDAWRERLASNAFARKLLASPILVEALHFQYDERDPNSAFNWLERWTISRVWKPVYQTKRNAIADAKPQTKRASYAMETESGKLKRNARKSSALSVEPIPLTNMPLETEKTRRTPRKFTSTPADSVPDSQLTELEKVKRSLRKVTNSMAEASKVSSPACDTPDHPEIECEKPQRTAQEVPVYPEIQEPNHDDQLENAKVDIFVPDLKPEGEVTPYAVTSEEKLDEPAVVATAAEVMPLQDIDNEENALVNDAEQRSREEPLSAESLKGGNRRSSFSTKPEYPENGSKNSPAVPSYMAATKSAKAKLRGQISPRLSADSAEKTVYTRRHSLPSPANGKQNSHSPRTQRPIHPGTKEGAKVDKSMLSSRDAAERPMKAEWRR, from the exons ATGGGGAAGTCCCCGGCCAAGTGGCTCAAGTCCGTGCTCTTCGGGAAGAAGACCTCCAGGTCTGGCTCCGCCAAGGCCAAGGATTTATCG GCCGGGGGCAACAGAGGGTATGTTGCTGCCGGGAAGGAGCCCGGGTTCTCGGAGAGCTCCCCGGTGATCTCCGAGCCGGTGCTTGTTACCCCGCGCAACAATGACGctgtgccggaggtggggaagggcGAGAATTCCAGCTCGCAAGGCGAAGCGGCGGCTCAGCAAGAAGTGAACCATGATTTGGAGAAGCAGAGCACTGCCGGGTCTGATGTGCTGTCCAATGACCCGGAGCGGCTCAAGGAAGAACAAGCAGCCGTCAAGGCCCAAGCTGCCTTCCGAGGCTACCTG GCACGTCGGGCTTTCCGTGCATTGAAGGGAATCATACGACTTCAGGCGCTGATTCGTGGCCATCTTGTAAGGAGGCAAGCTGCTTCAACTCTCCGTGCCACATGGTTGATTGTGAAGTTCCAAGCTATTGTTCGTGGCAGGAATGTCAGACTTTCTAGTGATGCAATTCAATTCAGTTGGAAGCTTGCCGAGCAGAAGTCTGTG GGTGCTAAACCAGATGCTTGGAGGGAGAGGTTAGCTTCAAACGCATTTGCCCGTAAG CTTCTGGCTTCACCGATTCTGGTAGAGGCTCTTCACTTTCAGTATGATGAGAGGGATCCCAATTCAGCCTTCAACTGGTTAGAGAGATGGACCATAAGCCGTGTCTGGAAACCCGTTTACCAAACAAAGAGAAATGCTATTGCTGATGCCAAACCGCAGACAAAGAGGGCCAGTTACGCTATGGAAACAGAGTCAGGGAAATTGAAACGCAATGCTCGGAAGAGTTCTGCATTGTCAGTTGAGCCCATCCCTCTGACAAACATGCCATTGGAAACTGAAAAAACAAGAAGGACCCCAAGGAAATTCACTAGCACTCCTGCTGATTCAGTGCCTGATAGCCAATTAACTGAACTTGAGAAGGTTAAGCGTAGCCTTCGGAAGGTAACTAATTCCATGGCCGAAGCCTCAAAGGTATCTAGTCCTGCTTGTGATACCCCTGACCACCCAGAGATCGAATGTGAGAAACCACAACGTACTGCACAGGAAGTTCCAGTTTATCCTGAGATTCAAGAACCTAACCATGATGATCAGTTAGAAAATGCGAAGGTGGATATCTTTGTACCTGATCTCAAACCTGAAGGGGAAGTTACTCCATATGCAGTCACAAGTGAAGAAAAACTTGATGAGCCGGCCGTTGTTGCTACAGCAGCTGAAGTTATGCCCCTGCAAGACATTGACAATGAAGAAAATGCTTTGGTGAATGATGCGGAGCAGAGATCCAGAGAAGAACCTCTCTCCGCTGAAAGCCTTAAAGGTGGTAACAGGAGGTCTTCGTTCTCAACGAAGCCAGAATATCCAGAGAACGGCTCCAAAAACTCTCCAGCTGTGCCCAGCTACATGGCTGCAACAAAATCTGCAAAGGCGAAGCTGCGGGGACAGATATCACCTAGACTTAGCGCTGATTCAGCAGAAAAAACTGTCTACACACGCCGCCATTCCCTTCCTTCCCCTGCCAATGGTAAGCAGAACTCGCACTCGCCGCGTACACAAAGGCCAATCCATCCTGGTACCAAAGAGGGAGCGAAAGTCGACAAGTCTATGCTGTCATCAAGAGACGCAGCCG AGAGACCGATGAAAGCCGAATGGAGACGGTGA